The genome window CTCATTTGATCAACTCGAAATCCTTTTTCTCCTTCGAAGTCATGATCAAAAGTCCCCAGAATTTTCTCTTAGGTTCGTTTATTCCTTCACTCCATTTACCAGCCCACCAGGTTTCGTGATGTAGAAGTCCATCCGGAGATTTTTCCACACCGTCCACATCGCCTATTGAAAGATTGAAGCCGATCGGTGTGTCTGGATTGTTATCGGACCAGTAAACACCGTCGCCAATCTCGATGCCTCCATTCAAGCGGATGCGAACTTCAACAGTGTAGCGATTCTCTTCATCGTGCCGAACGGTTTGCGTTTCAATGATATCTTCCAGGATCCATCGTTTATTGTTTTCAAAATTCTCTATCGTTGTATTCGGTCCGTGAGGCAACATCCCCGGAACTCCCACTCCACCCTCAAGCGATTTGGTCAGATTGTAAATGATCTGAATACCGCGACCATCGCCGGTGACGTCAAAGACTGGGAGCTGCAAATCCATCAAGCGGGTATAGAGAAGAATTTCGATCATATCGCCGAACCAGGGGCGACCTCGTTCTCGTTCTCCGATTCTATGGGCATTAGGATCCTGTGCAGGTAGCCAGCGTTCGGTTTCGATCCCATAGAAGAGGTTGTCCCGGATGTCGAAAGCCAGATACAGATACTCGCCATCGTGCTTCACCCATATATCAAAATCGAGATCCTCCGGTGATTCGATTTCCTGAGGCATCGCCTCGATCCAGGTTTCATCCCAAACGAGATGGGAGGCGTCCCGGTATTCTTCCGCGTCAACCCGACCGTCAAAATCCGGCGTCACACCTTTCCAGCAAACCATGCTTTTCGACAATACCGCATTGGCTTTGGACGCAGCCTCTTTAACATGCGAAGATTCTAAAAGATCTTGGGGATTACTCCTGGGAGAAGAGCAACTCCAGAAGGATATACTAACTACTAAAACCAAAATGAGTGCGTTAATATACTTCATACCTTACCTCAAGGTTCACTACGTTCCAGGGCCAGCCACGTTTGTTTTTTGATTTCCATCCGCTCCAAGTAACTAGCTGGTGGTTCTGGATACTCCCCACCGCCTATCGTACTGGAATAGCCCTCAAGGTCGGAAGGACGTACACCCTGATTCCAGGCCCAGGATGCATACTCTGTCGGTTTAAACGGGCCAACAAATTCAATGTTGAGCTTGGACTTTATTCGATCCTCTTCACGCAAAGCCCAGAAACAAGCATTTACCAATAATCGTCTCAAGCCATCATCCAGCAGATCAACGGAAGCGCCGTGAGTACAGGCAAGCACCCGACCTTTTTCTCCGACATCGCGAAAACGTGTCCAAACTGCCGGTACTGAGTAAAGAGCAGGATGCGGATCCGAATCGACCGCCATCCCTTTCAATGGTTGAGCCATAACCAAAGGCCAACTACCTTCACGGGGAGACACAAGATAACTGCCGGTTTGAGTATGCATTTCACCGACACCTGTAAGCACCGGATGGCGCTTTTGATGTTTTACCGGAGTAAGACGTGTGCTTTGCAAATGATTGTCACCATTGTGAGCAACCCAGGTTTCGCCTAGCACCTGCCGTCCAAAGCCATTCAAATATTCTTTTCCTTCGTAAGCATAGTCGTATTTTCTCCAGGGTCCGTCAGGAATTCTAAAAGCATGCGTGGAGGTCCGCAAAGCAATGATCGGTTTTCCCGATTGAACATATCGATCGAAATGCTCCATTTCCACATCCGGCAAATTCAGAAAACGCATAAACATGAACAACAGATCCGCATCCTGGAGAATTTCGAGGCCTTTCAGGTTTGGACCCTGAGGTTCTATGGTTCCATCGTCGGCCAAGGTGAACAGGACCGTGCATTTAAACCCATGATGTTTCGCCAAAATCTTGGCCAACGTAGGCAGCGACTCTTCTGATCGGTATTCCCGCTCGCCCGCTATGAAGACAATGTGTTTACCGGTGTTGCTTGCTCCATAAGTCACTCGGAAATCTTCGGAAACGAGGCTCAAAGCCGAAGACACTGAAAGAAGGAATAATAGAAGAAAGTACAGAATTCGAGGAAATGACATCTCGCCACTTAAAACAGTCTTTGAGTAATCTACAACTACACTATTTCACGTATCGGGAAAAATTACTCGAAGCATTATGAGACTTTCAAAAACCATTACCCTATGTCTTCTCGCCACGCTGCTATGTTTATGGGCGAACTTATCGGCTAAATCGGATCGGTATTTCACCAAGCAATTCGAATCTCCCGAAATCAGGACCATTGAAAACCTATTCTACGGACAGAAGCTGAATCAAGGCGGTGAACTCAGTGACCTGCTTGTGGACCTATTTTTGCCACCGGACGTTTCGGAAGGTGGTAAGTATCGGGATATCTTAAATGGAAACCGCACACGTTTCGAGGGATGGAATGACGACACCGACATGTTCATTTCCAACCATCTTTCTCATTTCCTTTCAAAGACTAAGCGAACATCCTCGGTAATCTATTCGGCAGCAAGCTACCTCCTACAACTCGTATCGCTCATTTAAATGTAGGAGGTAGCTTGCTGCCGATCTCCACGATTTCAATTTTTCACTTCAGTCACCGACCACGACGCAAGCATCGGGGGAATAACACGTTAAAACAGATCTATTGGATCATCCCTAGGCATTGAGCTACCTTTGATTTCGTTTTGCTACGATCTCTTCTCGAATGTCGGGCAACGAGTCTGTCTTCAAGTAGGGTTCCCGATGGGGTTGTAAATCGTCACCCTGCAAAGTGGTCCAGGCGGTCAGGTCAGAGCGAAGCTGTTTGAGCAATGTCTGGCTCTTCCGGTTGTTAGCCAGATTGGACTGTTCCAGGGGATCATTTTCCAGATCGAATAGCTGAAACTCAGGCCGTGTATAGTAGGCCTCGATTGTCGCAGCGGCTTTCGAATCGCGTTTGGCTGCAGCGTCCCAGGAATCCCAGTACGCTCCCCGACCATCGTTTCGTAAGATATCGGAGTGATTGGTGTGAACGGCGTCCGGTAGAAGGTTGTGAATGTATTTGTAGTTTCCAACGCGGACACTGCGGATCGGATAAATATTATAGTCGGTGTCGCCCGTATGCGTAGTAAATATTTTGTCTCGATGGGTTTTTGATTGTCCGGTGAGAACCTTGGCAAATGATCTGCCATCGATGTCGTCGGGATATTCGGCTCCAGCCAGTTCGATGAGCGTAGGCACAATGTCCACCCAACTCACCATCGCGTCGGTGCGAACGCCCGCTTCTATTTTTCCCGGCCAAGTAACGATTAAGGGAATACGGGTTCCGCTGTCGTACAGATTCCATTTCCCGAAAGGCCATTGACCGCCGTGATCACTGGTGAAAAAGCAGATGAAATCGTTGCCCATATGTTTCCTTGCTACTTTGAGCACCCGGTGCATTTCCGTATCCATGTGGGTAATGTCCGAGAGGTAGCGAGCCCAATGCTCCCGGGTTTCCCGGGTATCGATAAAGGTAGACGGCAGGGTGATTTCATCCGGATTATAAATCATCTCCTTGATCCAGGGAACGTGCGGTCGCCGATCACCTACGAATAGGCATATCGGCGCGTCTTCCAGTTTTCCAGAATCGATCAATGCCTGCAAATCGCGGGACATGTTCTGAGGATCTTTATAGTGAAAATCACAACCCGTAAACGGGCGACTCCCATGCTGGACTTTACCAAAGGAGGCTATCTGATAACTCAGCCCCTTGAGAATGCCGGTCAATTCAGGAGTCCCCGGCTTCATCTGGCTATGATTGGGATGCGCACCATGGCGGGCGGGCATCAGACCGGTC of Verrucomicrobiota bacterium contains these proteins:
- a CDS encoding sulfatase, with product MKKLPLILTLFLVPIIIQAADLPNIVVLISDDLGRLDTSVYGSPDARTPTLQSLAEQGMTFDNAYVASPSCCPNRASLLTGLMPARHGAHPNHSQMKPGTPELTGILKGLSYQIASFGKVQHGSRPFTGCDFHYKDPQNMSRDLQALIDSGKLEDAPICLFVGDRRPHVPWIKEMIYNPDEITLPSTFIDTRETREHWARYLSDITHMDTEMHRVLKVARKHMGNDFICFFTSDHGGQWPFGKWNLYDSGTRIPLIVTWPGKIEAGVRTDAMVSWVDIVPTLIELAGAEYPDDIDGRSFAKVLTGQSKTHRDKIFTTHTGDTDYNIYPIRSVRVGNYKYIHNLLPDAVHTNHSDILRNDGRGAYWDSWDAAAKRDSKAAATIEAYYTRPEFQLFDLENDPLEQSNLANNRKSQTLLKQLRSDLTAWTTLQGDDLQPHREPYLKTDSLPDIREEIVAKRNQR